The segment TCCTTTCGCTACCTCGCAGGGCATGCCCCGTCCGGGCCAGCGTAAGGACGCCGCAGACAAGCGTCCCGAAGGTCGATCCGACGCTGCCCAGAAGCCGGGCGGTCCTCGTCCGCCGGCACCACGTCCGGGCGCAGGCCCGCGTCCCGGTGCCGGACCACGTCCTAACCCCGGGATGATGCCGGGACGCAGCACTGTCGGACGCCCAGGTGGCGGCGGCGGTGGCCGTCCGGCTCCCGGTGGTGGCGCGGGACGTCCCGGTGCCCCAGGCCGTGGCGGCGCTCCAGGCGGCGCTCCGGGTGGAGCTCCTGCCGGTGGCGGTCGTCCAGGCGGCGGCTTCGGCAAGGGTGGCCGCGGTCGCGGCGGAACCCAGGGCGCTTTCGGTCGTGGTGGCGGTCGTCCGGTTCGCGGGCGGAAGTCGAAGCGGGCGAAGCGTCAGGAGCTCGAACAGATGCAGGCGCCGAGCGTCGGTGGCGTCACGGTGCCACGCGGCGACGGAACCACGTCGTTGCGACTGCGCCGCGGATCCTCGCTTGGCGACTTCGCAGAGAAGATCAACTGCGATCCGGCAAGCCTGGTCACCGTGCTGTTCCACCTCGGTGAAATGGCGACGGCGACACAGTCCCTCGACGAAGACACCTTCGCGGTACTCGGCGAGGAACTGGGCTACAAGATCGAAATCGTCTCGCCAGAGGACGAAGATCGAGAGCTGCTGGGTACCTTCGATATCGACCTTGAGGGCGAACTCAGTGCCGAAGACGAGGCAGAACTCATGCCACGTCCGCCGGTCGTCACCGTTATGGGTCACGTCGACCACGGTAAGACCAAGCTCCTCGACGCAGTCAGGTCCTCTGATGTGGTCGCCGGCGAAGCGGGTGGCATCACCCAGCACATCGGTGCCTACCAGGTTCACGTCGAACACGAGGACCAGGATCGTGCGATCACCTTCATCGATACGCCAGGTCACGAAGCGTTCACCGCGATGCGTGCCCGTGGTGCCAAGGTCACCGACGTCGCCATCCTGGTCGTCGCTGCGGATGACGGCGTCATGCCGCAGACGATTGAGGCGCTGAACCACGCACAGGCGGCCAATGTGCCGATCGTGGTGGCGGTCAACAAGGTTGACAAGGAAGGCGCGAACCCGAGCAAGGTCATGCAGCAGCTGACCGAGTACAACCTGGTGGCGGAGCAGTACGGCGGCGAAACGATGTTCGTCGAGATCTCCGCGCTGAAGCGTATGGGTATCAAGGAACTGCTCGAAGCTGTTCTGCTCACCGCCGACGCCGAGCTTGAGCTTCGTGCCAACCCGGAGAAGAACGCACGCGGAATCGCGATCGAAGCGAACCTCGACAAGGGACGCGGCGCGGTTGCGACAGTGCTGATCCAGTCCGGAACGCTGCGCCAGGGGGATGCCATCGTGGCCGGAACGGCTTATGGCCGCGTCCGTGCCCTGTTCGATGAATACGGCAAGTCCCTGGACGAGGCCGGTCCGGCCCGTCCCGTGCAGGTGCTCGGACTGTCCTCGGTGCCACGTGCCGGTGACACCTTCCTGGTCACCAGCGATGATCGCACCGCCCGTCAGATCGCCGAAAAGCGTGACGCCATCGAGCGCAACGCCGCCCAGGCTCGCAGCCGCAAGCGGATCAGCCTCGAAGACTTCACCAAGGCGCTCGAAGAGGGCAAGGTTGACACGCTTAACCTCATCCTCAAGGGTGACGTCTCCGGTGCCGTTGAGGCGCTCGAAGATTCGCTGCTCAAGATTGATGTCGGCGATGACGTTGCGCTGCGGATTATTCACCGCGGCGTCGGCGCCATCACCGAGAACGACATCAACCTGGCGACGGTCGATAACGCTATCGTCATCGGCTTCAACGTCCGGCCTGAGGCGAAAGCCCGTGATCTGGCCGAGCGCGAAGGCGTCGATGTGCGGTACTACTCCGTCATCTACGGTGCGATCGACGATATTGAGAACTCGCTCAAGGGCATGCTCAAGCCGGAATACGAGGAGGTGCACACCGGGTCCGCAGAGGTCCGCGAAGTGTTCCGTTCCTCGAAGTTCGGCAATATCGCCGGTACCATCGTTCGCGACGGCGTTATGGTCCGCAACGCCAAGGCGCGTCTGACTCGCGATGGCGTCGTCGTCGGCGAGAACCTTGCGATCGAATCGCTGCGTAGGTTCAAGGACGACGCGACCGAGGTCCGCGAAGGGTTCGAGTGTGGTGTCGGTCTTGGGTCGTTCAACGACGTCAAGGAAGGCGACATCATCGAGACCTTCGAGATGCGGGAAAAGCCGCGTTCGTAGTGTTTGCCGGTTGTTTCGAGCCCTGCCTCGCCCATGTCGCTCGTGCCTCGCGACAGATGCCCGAGCCACACCCTGGCAGGGCTCGAAACAACCGTCGTGTGGCCTCTCGCGAGCAGGTGTGGCTCGGGGTTGATGCCCGAGCCACACCCTGCCGGGTCTCCCAAAATCCTGCGCCATGGCCTCTCGCGAGCAGGTGTGGCAGAACGCGGACTGGGTGTAGGACCGCGCGCGTATTCAGGCGCGTTCTTGCACGAAGTTCGCGTTCCTCGCGGATGGTCCGTCCGTGACGGGTCGCGTTCGTAGTGCATGTCAAGAAATCGGGGCCAACGCCTCGCCCGGCTCGGCCGCAAGCGGCCTCGCTTTGATGCCCGAACCACTCCCTGGCGCTGGCCCCGATTTCTCGAAGGTTCGGCCTCTCGCGAGCAGGGCGTTCCTCGCCGGCAGCCCAGCTTGTCGTACGCTTAATCAGTTTTCTGTCGATCGAAGAATCATAGGAGTTACCAAATGGCTGATCCGGCACGTGCCAGGAAGTTAGCTGACCGGATCAAGGTCGTTGTGGCCGAGACGCTGGAGAAGCGGGTCAAGGATCCCCGGCTCGGCTTCATCACCATCACCGATGTGCGAGTGACCGGCGACCTGCAGAGCGCGACTGTGTTCTACACCGTGTACGGCGAGGACTCAGATCTTGAGGCGACCGCCGCGGCGCTGGCATCCTCGAAGGGCATGCTGCGCAGCGAGGTGGGCAAGAATCTAAACATCCGGCTTACTCCGACCCTTGAGTTCATTGCCGATGCCGTCCCCAAGAAGGCGGCCGAACTGGACCAGTTGTTGCGGGCGGCAGCCGAGCGGGATGCCGAAGTTTCGAGGCTCGCCTCCTCGGCCCGGCCGGCCGGCGAGGAAGACCCGTACCGGCAAAAGACTGACTCCGACGACTGATCCCGCGGCTCTAAGGGCCCCTGCGGTGCGGTCCGGTGAAAGTTCAACTTCACCTTTTCGTTACATTGCCCTACACTCGATACGAAGGTAACGAATTGATCACGACTGCGATCTGTATTAGGAGTTTCAAGCTTGGGTAAACACACCGAAGCACGTGCCAGCCGGGCGTCGGACGCTGTCCGCGTTCTGCGGTCACCTCGAAAGGTGCTCGGGGCACGCACGCCTCGAGGCGCGGCGCTGGCAATGCCCGCCGCGCTGACGGTCGTAGTTCTCGTCGGCAGCGCCTTCGTCGGAACCAGCCAACCGACCACTGATAACGTCGCCGCACAGTCCCAGGCCTCGGTCGAGCGATCGCAGGAACCGGCCTCGCGCAGCAGTGAGCGCCAGGCGCCGGGTCAGGCGTCCAACGACGTCGCCAAGGGTGATCAGTCGAAGGACGCCAAGCAGGCAGAGGCCAAGAAAGAGGCTGCGAAGGCCAAGGCCGGCATGGTCTCCGAGCTCGACGAGCCTGCCAAGCCGAAGCCAAGCGATGACTCGCCATCTTCGGCGCCTGACTCCGCAGCTCCGGAGGTCAGCGATGCGCCGTGCTCACACGGTTCGTCGGTCGAGCAGGGCCTGCAGTCGAACACGATCAAGATCCACCGGGCCATCTGCAAGGCGTTTCCCGAGGTGAAGAGCTACGGCGGCATCCGGCAGGATTCCGACTCGGACCACAACGATGGACGCGCGCTCGACATCATGACGAGCGACAAGCAGCTGGGTGACGCCATCTCACGTTACCTGCAGAACCACTCGAGCGAGTTCGGTGTCAGCTACATCATCTGGCGCCAGCGCATCTCGATGTCGGGCAGCAGCAGCTGGCGCAGCATGGCAGACCGGGGCAGCCCTACGGCGAACCACATGGACCACGTACACGTCTCGGTCAACTGAGACGTTTGAATGGGCAATACTGCGCGCGACGGTGACACTACGCCTGCGCCGACCGGGATCCTGCTAGTCGACAAGCCCCAGGGCTGGACGAGCCATGATGTCGTTGCCCGGGCACGGCGCCTACTCGGCACCAAGAAGGTCGGCCACGCCGGCACACTCGATCCGATGGCGACCGGCCTGCTGCTGCTTGGCGTGGGAAAGGGCACCCGGCTGCTGACCTACCTGGTCGGCGAGGACAAGACATACTCCGCCGTTATCCGGCTCGGGTCCTCGACGCCCACCGACGACGCTGACAGCACGGCCGATGCCTTCGCCGATCCGACCCGCCTCGGTGGCATCACGGATGACGACATCCGCGCGGGGATCTCAGCGCTCACCGGTGACATTCAACAGGTGCCAAGCGCCGTTAGCGCGATCAAGGTGGACGGAGTGCGTTCCTATCAGCGGGTACGGGCCGGCGAGGACGTCGTGCTCAAGCCGCGCCCAGTGCTGATCCGGCGCTTTGAGTTGCTCGACGTGCAGCGTGAGGTGGGAGCCATCGACCTGAGCGTCACGGTCGAATGCACCTCCGGAACGTACGTTCGGGCGCTTGCCCGCGACCTCGGTAACGGACTCGGGGTGGGCGGCCATCTGACCGCACTCAGGCGAACACTGGTCGGACGATTCTCCGTCAATGAGGCATTGGAATTACCTGGCTGGGATGAACCGGCGGAAACTCCGGCTCTGATGTCGCTGGCCGAGGTCGCCAGGAAGTGCCTGGCCGTGCGGGATCTCAGCGACGATGATGTCCGGGCGCTGGGGTATGGGCAGTGGATTGCCGAGAGCAGTAATCCCGGCCCGGTCGCCTGCATTGGCCAGCAGGGCGACCTGGTGGCCATAGTGGAAAACATTCGGGGCAAGGCAAAGCCTGTCGTCGTTTTCAGCTAGGTCGAACAATGCAGGAAAATAGTTCGGATCTCCGACATATCGCTGACTCGTCGCGGCATCCAATAGCCATAGCGGGGGAGCCCCGACGTTGGTATCTGCTCGGCTACCTGCTGCGCCGTTTCGGCTTTACTCTGGCACTTTTTGTCGGCGCGGTCGGCGTCATCGTGGACACCCGCGAGGTCGCGAACGTCCCGTTCAAGCCGGTCGGGGCGGTAACCGCCGTTGCGGCGTGTCTTGGGTTGTATTGGGTTGCGCATCGCTGTGTGGTCAGGTCTTCGATGTCCGATTCGGTTTCGGCCGGCGCCAAGGAGCCCGGTCGCTGGGTTCTGCTGCGACCGTTCCTCGATATGGTCCTTGCGCTGTGTGGCGCCCGGGTTCTGCAACTGCTGATCGCCGATTCCCTGACCCGGGAATGGCCCTGGATGCTGATCGTCAGAATCCTCGCCCTGGTCGCGATCACGCTTGCCGTTGTCGCTCTGGCCCGGGGTGCCTGGGAAGGCCGGCTCACGTATGCCTTCTCCTGCGTTTTCTACTTCATCGGTTTCGGGCTGCTCTGGAGCATGTCCGAGGCGGTAACGCCGATCGGCGATTACGAGTCACAGGTCTGGTATGCCTTCGGATTCATCGTCGCTGCGTCATCGGCCTACGTGCTGAGTGAGTTCGCCTTTCGCCGGATTGATCGCAGGATCGATTAGTCGTACCGGACGTCGCCCTTTGCCACGTGCGTAGTCCGGGCGCTCTTGTCGTCGGTGAGCACGAAGTAGTAGGTCCCTTTTCTGACCAGCTTCCAGACGTAGCTGCCCCCCGAACAACCGACCTTGCGGGTCGTGCCGACACGATCGCCCTCCCGGTCTCGAAGCTCCAGCTTGATGGCACCTCGGTTGCAACGGGAGATCTCATTGACCTTGACGTACACGTTGGCGCGTTTACCGGTTTTCCACGACCGGGAATTCACCTTCTTCTTGAACTGGCTGCTCCACCTGAAGCTGCCGTGCCCATTGGTTCCGGCGGCGGCGATCGATGGCTGGGTGCGGAACCGCGAGCCATCCGGGTAGCGCAGTTCTTCCGAACCGTCGGCGTTCCCGGTGACCGTGGGCCGGTCGTCGCCGGACGGCGTCTGGGCGGTTGCCGCTGTTCCGGTTATCGTCCCTGCCGTGAGTGCCAGCAGGGTGGCCGCGACTGCGAGGCGCGACGCCGCGGGTCGTCGTCGGGCCGGTCGCCGGGCAGACGGTGCTGAGAACATGGTGGGGCTTACTCCTTGCGAGGTGAGGGCGATGCGAGTCCAAAGTTGTCAGTATTCCCGGTATTGGCGGATATCGCGAGCCGCAACAGTCAACCTCAAGCGTTTGATTTCCAGTTATCAACCTCATGTGATTGATTTCTGTAAAACAACCGGCGAGGATGGAAGCATGTTCGTACTGACGATTGACCAGCGAAACAGCCGGGACAGTGCCGATCGTGTTCCGGAACTGCTCGACGTGCTGAACTCCGGGGAGTGGGTCGGCGCAATTCCATTTGAACGCACGGTCGGCGATGAGGTGCAGGGCGTCGTTCTGCACGCCGATGCCGCCGTCGACATAACCCTGCAGCTTCTGCAGCAGGGCGACTGGTACGTCGGGATCGGGATCGGGACGATCGATTCCCCGATGCCCACCTCGAGCCGGGAAGCCCGGGGAGCAGCATTCGTTGCCGCGCGCGATGCCGTCGAAGCGGCGAAGGACGAACGCAATGGTGTGCCCGTCGCGGTCCGATCTCTGCCCGACGACATGGCCGAAGTGGATCAGACGGCACTGAGCACCGTGGACGCACAGGCCGTGCTGCGCCTCCTGGGTCGGCTCGTGCAGGAAAGAAGCGAGGCGCAATGGCGTGTCGTCAATCTGATTCGCAAGAAGCTGGGCGATGGTCGATATGAGACAGTCAGAGGCCGGCAGAAGACCGCGGCGAAGGCGCTGGGCATAACACCGCAGGCGGTGAGCAAATCGCTCAGTACCTCCGGCTGGACCGAAGAAGAGGCCGGACGGATTGCCGCCGGCCGGGTACTGGCGGCAGTGCGTGCGCGAGCTGACGATGAAGGAGAAAGCTAATGGATGTCGTCGTGGCGCTAATCGCGGTGACCGTGTCCGGCGTCCTCGGCTGGCCGGTGACTGCAGCCTTCCTGCAGATAGCCACGTCGCGGGACGCCGCTGGTATCGACACCATTGTGGGATCGGACCCGGCGCCATCGGAAGCGGCAGAACGTGAGGTGCTCCGCGGTGGCCTGTGGATCGGGATTCTGGAGCGGCTCGCGGTGACCATAGCTATTCTTGCTGGCTATCCGGAAGCGATTGCCTTCGTCATCGCGGTGAAGGGACTTGGCCGCTTCGCCGAGCTGAAGAACACAGTGGGCGCAGCAGAGCGCTTCATCATCGGAACGCTCGCCTCGCTGCTCTGGGCCACCGCGATCGGCGTGCTGACCCGATGGCTGTTCATCTAAAGAAAATAACTGGCGCGATGACGGAAGACGTCCTTAGAGTCGGATTACGGACCGACAGCGAGGAGGGGAATGACATGACTGTGCTCAACGACTTACCGCAAAAAGCCATAGTCGTTTCCCGTGACGCCCGCCAGCGGTAGAAGGACGTTCGGGGAACACCACCACATGCCTGGAGTTCCTCATGTCTCTCATCGATTACGGCTGGACGCCAGACGTCCAGAGCCGATTCATCCGCATCTCGTCCGGCGCAGACCGTCTCGCCCGGGTGACCCGCGTCGACCGGTCCCGGCTACAGGTTGCCGGCGACACCGGCCTGGAGCCGGCAACTCAATACTCTGTGGCCGGCCGCCGCGCCGGCTTCGACGCCGCCCTGGCCACCGGTGACTGGGTGGCCCTGTGTGACGACCCAGACGAAGGGCCCGTCGTCGTGGGCCTGGTCGAGCGAACCTCCGTGCTTGAGCGCCGCCGCGCGCTCGATGGGCTCACCGAATCTCAGCTGATCGCCGCCAACGTGGATGTCGTCGCCATCGTCGTGCCGCTGGACCGGCCGATATCGGACAATGGCGTGGAACGCGTCATCGCAACAGTGTGGGACAGCGGCGCCGTTCCGCTGATCGTGCTCAGCAAGACCGACCTGGGCAGCGGTGGCGAACAGGCCGCCATCGCCCGGGTCGCCGCAGGGGTGGACATTGTGCCGACATCGGCACACGCCAGAGAAGGCATCGCCGAACTGCGCGCCCGGCTACAGCCCGGACAGACGGCGGTCTTCTTCGGCCAATCCGGGGTCGGGAAGTCGAGCCTCATCAACGCACTGGTGGGCGCCGAGGTTCAACCAACCAAGGACGTGCGGGAGGCCGACCACCGCGGGCGGCACACCACGACCGCGCGCGAGCTGATCCCACTGCCCGGCGGCGCGGTGCTGATGGACACGCCCGGAATCCGCAGCCTCGGGCTCTGGGATGCCGGTGACGGCATCGCCGGATCGTTCGCCGACATCGAGGACCTGGCACGACGTTGCCGCTTCACCGATTGCGCCCACGACAGCGAGCCGGGGTGTGCCGTCCGGCAGGCGATCGAGCACGGAGGGCTCACCGAGCGCCGCTACCAGAGCTACCGGAAACTGCAGCGCGAGCTGGATTACCTCAACGACAGGAAGGACGAACGAGCCAGACGGCAGAAAGCCCGCGAGTTCCAGAAGCTGGCGAAGGCCGCGAACGCCGACAAGCCGCGCAAGCGGTAAGCAGCCTGCCCAAAGCGCTGGGCGCGTCGGGCGTCGGGCGGGCCGGGCGCTGGGCGGGCCGGGCACAGGGCGCGCTGGCACTAGGTGCGCTGGGCGGCACGATCGCCGCCCGGCGCGCCTGCCGTTCCAGGCTGGCAGGTACGATCAACACGCTGAAGTCGTGCGTAAACGTGTCCAGAAAGAGGGTCGGGCGTGAAATTGTTCCGGGAGCTCGCGGAGATACCCGCGGATTTCGGTCCGTCAGCCGTGACAATCGGCAACTTCGATGGCGTGCACCTTGGCCACCAGAAGGTGCTCGGCGAGATCGTTGCGGACGCCCGGTCGCGAGGACAGTCTTCGATTGCCATCACCTTCGATCCGCACCCGGCCCTCGTGCACCGCCCGGACGATGCGCCGGAGCTGATCACCGGCTTGTCCGAGAAGATCAGACGGCTCGAGGCCACCGGCCTTGACGCTGTCCTGGTGCAGACCTACACCCTGGAACTAGCCCGAAACTCGCCGGAAGATTACGTGAAAGCGGTCTTCGTCGAGGCGCTGAATGCGGCGACTGTCGTGGTCGGCCGCGATGTGCGATTCGGCTGGGAAAACACCGGCGACCTCGCGACGATGCGCGCGCTCGGTGAGAAGTACGGATTCGTCGTCGAGGTGATCGACGATCTCGGCTCGTACGCTGAAGGGATCGGCGACGATCTGCTGCCCTCCGGCGGACGGTGGTCGTCGACCCAGATTCGTCAGTTGCTGAGTGAGGGCGATGCCGGAGCCGCCGCAACGATGCTCGGCCGTCCGCATGTCGTCAGCGGCACAGTGGTGCACGGCGACGCCCGAGGGCGGGATCTGGGTTTCCCCACCGCGAATCTCGGCGAGGACACCGAGGGCCTGGTTCCGGCCGACGGCGTGTACGCCGGCTGGATCACGCTCGATGATGAAAAGCAGCGCCATCCCGCGGCGATTTCGGTCGGCACCAATCCCACATTCGAGGGCAACCGCCGCAGGGTGGAGGCGCACGTCATCGATCGTTCGGACGCAGACGTGATGGATTTCGATCTGTACGGGCGGGTGATGACGGTCGAGTTCGTCGCGCATCTTCGTCCGATGGTCGCTTACAAGGGACTTGAACCGCTGGTAGAGCAGATGACCAGCGATGTCGGCGAGACCCGAGAAGTCCTTGGGCTGCGCAGCGGCAAGGATTAGCGGTGCCAAGGCTCGCGCTGATAGTCTGTTAGCTGCCGTTTGATCGGCCGCGGTTCCATAGTGCTCAGGGCGAAAGCGACAGACCTGGGCGCCGCGCAACGACTTCTCAGGAGAAATCATGGCACTTGCCGCTGACGTAAAGCAGCAGATCATCAACGAATACGCTACCCATGAAGGCGACACCGGTTCTCCGGAAGTCCAGATCGCCGTTCTGACGAAGCGCATTAAAGACCTGACCGAGCACTTCAAGGAGCACAAGCACGACCACCACTCACGTCGTGGCCTGCTTCTCCTGGTCGGCCAGCGCAAGCGCCTGCTGGGCTACCTCCAGAAGGTAGACATCGAGCGCTACCGTGCGCTG is part of the Saxibacter everestensis genome and harbors:
- the infB gene encoding translation initiation factor IF-2; its protein translation is MAKPRVHELAKELGTDSKTVLAKLKDMGEFVRSASSTVEAPVVRKLKEAFPADAGSAEKKAPARKPAEKSPASPARPAAKAAPASDSDTAVKPAPAKPAAEESTASEKPAEATSAPKPAVRKPGPAAKPAPAAPAAKEKPAAPAAKEAPADSGAAKPAPATKEKPASTRPGNNPFATSQGMPRPGGPRPTPGARPGNNPFATSQGMPRPGQRKDAADKRPEGRSDAAQKPGGPRPPAPRPGAGPRPGAGPRPNPGMMPGRSTVGRPGGGGGGRPAPGGGAGRPGAPGRGGAPGGAPGGAPAGGGRPGGGFGKGGRGRGGTQGAFGRGGGRPVRGRKSKRAKRQELEQMQAPSVGGVTVPRGDGTTSLRLRRGSSLGDFAEKINCDPASLVTVLFHLGEMATATQSLDEDTFAVLGEELGYKIEIVSPEDEDRELLGTFDIDLEGELSAEDEAELMPRPPVVTVMGHVDHGKTKLLDAVRSSDVVAGEAGGITQHIGAYQVHVEHEDQDRAITFIDTPGHEAFTAMRARGAKVTDVAILVVAADDGVMPQTIEALNHAQAANVPIVVAVNKVDKEGANPSKVMQQLTEYNLVAEQYGGETMFVEISALKRMGIKELLEAVLLTADAELELRANPEKNARGIAIEANLDKGRGAVATVLIQSGTLRQGDAIVAGTAYGRVRALFDEYGKSLDEAGPARPVQVLGLSSVPRAGDTFLVTSDDRTARQIAEKRDAIERNAAQARSRKRISLEDFTKALEEGKVDTLNLILKGDVSGAVEALEDSLLKIDVGDDVALRIIHRGVGAITENDINLATVDNAIVIGFNVRPEAKARDLAEREGVDVRYYSVIYGAIDDIENSLKGMLKPEYEEVHTGSAEVREVFRSSKFGNIAGTIVRDGVMVRNAKARLTRDGVVVGENLAIESLRRFKDDATEVREGFECGVGLGSFNDVKEGDIIETFEMREKPRS
- the rbfA gene encoding 30S ribosome-binding factor RbfA, translating into MADPARARKLADRIKVVVAETLEKRVKDPRLGFITITDVRVTGDLQSATVFYTVYGEDSDLEATAAALASSKGMLRSEVGKNLNIRLTPTLEFIADAVPKKAAELDQLLRAAAERDAEVSRLASSARPAGEEDPYRQKTDSDD
- the truB gene encoding tRNA pseudouridine(55) synthase TruB, whose protein sequence is MGNTARDGDTTPAPTGILLVDKPQGWTSHDVVARARRLLGTKKVGHAGTLDPMATGLLLLGVGKGTRLLTYLVGEDKTYSAVIRLGSSTPTDDADSTADAFADPTRLGGITDDDIRAGISALTGDIQQVPSAVSAIKVDGVRSYQRVRAGEDVVLKPRPVLIRRFELLDVQREVGAIDLSVTVECTSGTYVRALARDLGNGLGVGGHLTALRRTLVGRFSVNEALELPGWDEPAETPALMSLAEVARKCLAVRDLSDDDVRALGYGQWIAESSNPGPVACIGQQGDLVAIVENIRGKAKPVVVFS
- a CDS encoding MarR family transcriptional regulator, whose protein sequence is MFVLTIDQRNSRDSADRVPELLDVLNSGEWVGAIPFERTVGDEVQGVVLHADAAVDITLQLLQQGDWYVGIGIGTIDSPMPTSSREARGAAFVAARDAVEAAKDERNGVPVAVRSLPDDMAEVDQTALSTVDAQAVLRLLGRLVQERSEAQWRVVNLIRKKLGDGRYETVRGRQKTAAKALGITPQAVSKSLSTSGWTEEEAGRIAAGRVLAAVRARADDEGES
- the rsgA gene encoding ribosome small subunit-dependent GTPase A; its protein translation is MSLIDYGWTPDVQSRFIRISSGADRLARVTRVDRSRLQVAGDTGLEPATQYSVAGRRAGFDAALATGDWVALCDDPDEGPVVVGLVERTSVLERRRALDGLTESQLIAANVDVVAIVVPLDRPISDNGVERVIATVWDSGAVPLIVLSKTDLGSGGEQAAIARVAAGVDIVPTSAHAREGIAELRARLQPGQTAVFFGQSGVGKSSLINALVGAEVQPTKDVREADHRGRHTTTARELIPLPGGAVLMDTPGIRSLGLWDAGDGIAGSFADIEDLARRCRFTDCAHDSEPGCAVRQAIEHGGLTERRYQSYRKLQRELDYLNDRKDERARRQKAREFQKLAKAANADKPRKR
- a CDS encoding bifunctional riboflavin kinase/FAD synthetase is translated as MKLFRELAEIPADFGPSAVTIGNFDGVHLGHQKVLGEIVADARSRGQSSIAITFDPHPALVHRPDDAPELITGLSEKIRRLEATGLDAVLVQTYTLELARNSPEDYVKAVFVEALNAATVVVGRDVRFGWENTGDLATMRALGEKYGFVVEVIDDLGSYAEGIGDDLLPSGGRWSSTQIRQLLSEGDAGAAATMLGRPHVVSGTVVHGDARGRDLGFPTANLGEDTEGLVPADGVYAGWITLDDEKQRHPAAISVGTNPTFEGNRRRVEAHVIDRSDADVMDFDLYGRVMTVEFVAHLRPMVAYKGLEPLVEQMTSDVGETREVLGLRSGKD
- the rpsO gene encoding 30S ribosomal protein S15; protein product: MALAADVKQQIINEYATHEGDTGSPEVQIAVLTKRIKDLTEHFKEHKHDHHSRRGLLLLVGQRKRLLGYLQKVDIERYRALIARLGLRR